The following are encoded together in the Peromyscus maniculatus bairdii isolate BWxNUB_F1_BW_parent chromosome 22, HU_Pman_BW_mat_3.1, whole genome shotgun sequence genome:
- the LOC143270295 gene encoding uncharacterized protein LOC143270295 produces MGQTASTPLSLTLAHWSEVSARASNLAVLVKKGKWQTFCSSQWPTFGVGWPADGTFDLNVVRAVKQKIFVPGSHGHPDQQAHIWVWEDLVLDPPKWVRSLQANPSAPPTDQVPLLLTKTPEPPKSSPLTPAPAPLPESQADLISLDLDPPLPYRQPPQPAGADSGPALVSPSGPAQGTQQRRARPHDEAPPAVTLPLRPIGRTIEDGAGGDMPALQYWPFSSSDLYNWKNNNPPFSEDPTQLTGLLESIMYSHQPMWDDCQQLLGVLFTTEERERILLEARKLVPRPDGRPTQLPNLIDECFPLRCPTWDPNIPEGREHLSLYRQTLMAGLCAVARRPTNLAKVGEVLQGPEETPSAFLERLMEAYRSYTPFDPESEELRGAVSMAFIG; encoded by the coding sequence ATGGGCCAGACTGCCTCTACACCCCTCTCTCTTACCCTCGCCCACTGGTCAGAAGTATCGGCCCGAGCCTCAAACCTGGCGGTTCTAGTGAAGAAAGGAAAGTGGCAGACTTTCTGTTCATCTCAGTGGCCCACCTTTGGTGTTGGGTGGCCCGCTGATGGCACTTTTGATTTGAATGTTGTTAGGGCAGTTAAACAGAAGATCTTTGTTCCAGGCTCCCATGGACACCCGGACCAGCAAGCCCACATCTGGGTCTGGGAGGACTTGGTGTTGGACCCACCTAAGTGGGTCCGGTCGCTCCAGGCCAACCCATCTGCACCACCTACTGACCAAGTCCCCCTCCTTCTAACCAAAACCCCTGAACCGCCTAAGTCTTCTCCGTTAACCCCGGCACCTGCACCCCTGCCAGAGTCACAGGCTGACCTCATTTCTCTTGATCTAGATCCCCCGCTGCCCTACAGACAGCCGCCACAGCCAGCAGGGGCAGACTCCGGACCGGCTCTGGTCTCCCCCTCGGGGCCGGCACAGGGCACCCAGCAAAGGAGGGCACGCCCTCATGATGAGGCCCCACCGGCAGTCACACTGCCCCTGCGCCCCATTGGAAGAACCATTGAGGATGGTGCTGGGGGAGACATGCCTGCCCTCCAATATTGGCCATTCTCTTCCTCAGATTTATAtaattggaaaaataataatCCACCCTTTTCTGAAGATCCCACCCAACTAACCGGGCTCCTAGAGTCCATCATGTATTCCCACCAGCCTATGTGGGACGATTGCCAGCAACTTCTGGGGGTCCTTTTCACCACAGAAGAAAGGGAACGCATCCTCCTGGAGGCTAGGAAGTTAGTCCCTAGACCAGACGGACGGCCAACCCAGCTCCCCAACCTCATTGATGAGTGTTTCCCCCTGAGATGTCCGACCTGGGATCCGAACATTccagaaggtagggagcatctgtCCCTCTATCGCCAGACTCTAATGGCGGGTCTCTGTGCAGTGGCCAGAAGACCCACTAATTTGGCTAAGGTAGGTGAGGTTCTTCAAGGGCCTGAAGAAACCCCCTCTGCCTTTCTTGAGAGACTCATGGAGGCATATAGAAGTTATACCCCCTTTGACCCAGAGTCAGAGGAATTGAGGGGAGCAGTGAGTATGGCCTTTATAGGATAG